The DNA sequence ATGCTATCGTGAAAACAGGATGGAAAGCCATTGTGGTATCCGCTGGCGGGGCGATGGTGCATCATCTCAAACATGTGGGAGCAACCCATATTGAACTGCCGGTGCAAACCAAAAATCCCCTAAAAATGCGAAGCAACGCACAATCGCTGGAGCGCATTATCAAAGAACATAAGGTGGATATTGTGCATGCACGTTCCCGGGCTCCTGCGTGGAGTGCTTACTGGGCATGTCAAAAAACCGATGCACGGTTTGTGACCACGTTTCATGGCACGTATAATTTCGATAATAAATGGAAGCACCGCTACAACGAAATCATGACCAAAGGCATGAGTGTCATTGCTATTTCGGGATTTATTCAAGAACATATTCTTGCCAATTATGAGGTGGATAAATCGCGGTTGCGGCTGATTCATAGGGGAGTGGATATGGAAAAATTCACCCATGATCGTATTACCGGAATGCGGGTGGCAGAGCTGGCAAAATCGTGGCACATGCCTGAAGATATTCATATGCCGGTAATATTATGCCCAGGCAGAATTACCCGCTGGAAAGGGCAGCATGTGCTGTTGGAGGCACTGGCGAAAATTAAAGACCAGCCATTCTTTTGCGTGTTGCTGGGCGATGATGCTGGACACCCTACCTATCGCCATGAACTGGAAAATAAGATTATCAAGTCTGGTTTGGCGGGCAAGGTGCGTATTACACCTAACACCAATAGTATGGCCGAAGCGTACATGCTGTCTAGCGTGGTAGTAGCGCCTTCGATAGAGCCGGAAGCGTTTGGCCGTATATCAATAGAAGCGCAAGCAATGGGTAGACCAATTATCGCAACAAATCATGGTGGATTTTGTGAAACCGTGATGGATGGCGAAACCGGATGGTTACTTGAGCCGGGCAATGTGAATGCACTGGCTGCCAAGCTACGTGAAGTTTTGGCAATGCCGCAAGAAGCGCGGGATGCATGGGGTGAGAAATCGCGATATTATGCAGAGCAAAACTTCTCTGCTGATTTAATGAAGCGTAAAACCATAGAAGTATATAGCGAACTTTTGTGGCCGCATGAATATGCGCAAGAAGCGGCGCAAGAGCAAGAGCATGCTTAAGCCAATAGTCTTTAACCCCAGCGTTTATGTACCCAAAACCATTGCCCCGGGCGCTCTCGAATCCAGCCTTCCATAATGTCATGCAGCTTGCCCATAATCATAAGGGCATCGGCTTTGTCGTCGCCGCTGGGCTCCCACTCAACCGGAGGCTCAAATGTTATGCGATGGGTAGGAGCATTCGATATACGTTCTACTCGAGTGGGAATAATGGGATAGCCGAATTTAATGGCTAAATCAGCGATGGCAGTAGCGGTCATTGCGTCGCGGCCAAAGAAGGGAACAGGCACGCCGGTATTCATTTTTTGATCAATAAGAATCGCGACTGGCTTACCATTGCGCAGGGTTTTTAGTAGCTCTCGTGTGCCTGCACCAGTTTTTGGTAAGCCTTGCGATTGATATTTGTCACGAAAAGCTGTGGTCATTTTATCGGCCAACGGGTTGTTGAGCGGGCGGTACACAATGGCAAAAGGTACGCCACACGCCCATGAAGCTTTTGCGCCAAGCTCCCAATTTGCCATATGGGCAGAAAAGAACAACGCTCCTTTGTTGTTGTCGGTGGCCGTATGCAAAATATCTTCGCCGTGAATTTCTGCAATATTGCGAAACTCTTCTGCGGTCATGGGGGCAATATGCGGGAGCTCTCCCATATATCGCCCCATATTTTCCCACATATCGGCTATCACTGCATCCAGCTTTGCTTCCTCCCACTGTGGAAATGCCAAACTCAAATTACGCTTGGCTACATTGCTTTTGCGTAGTTTAGGGCCAAATTTACGTGCAAACGCACCTAAAGCTGCCGAGCTGCGCTGATAGCCAACAATTCGCGCAAGGGCAAATAGCAGCTTCAGCACTCCCCATTCCAAAACATGGCGAAGGCGCTTTAGGGGAGAAGCCTGCATAGTATTTCCTCATGCCGCTTGTGCTGAAAGCCTAAGCCAGCAAAGTTATTCCATGTACTGGCCGCCATTGACAGACAATGTTTCTCCGGTAATGAATGAGGCATTTTCATCGGCCAAAAATACAACGCAGCGGGCGACTTCTTCGGGTTCTCCCAAACGGCCAATAGGAATTCCTGCAACAATTTTTTCCATGATGTTATCAGGAATAGTTTTTACCATTTCTGTAGCAATATAGCCGGGGGCGATAGCATTGACGGTAATCCCGCGGGATGCTGTTTCGCGGGCGAGAGCCTTGGTGAAGCCAAAAATACCGGATTTAGCGGCAGAGTAGTTGGTTTGGCCGAATTGCCCCAGCTGACCATTTACAGAGCTAATGGAAATAATGCGACCAAATCCTTCGCTGCGCATAGATTCGATGACGGCACGCGCCATGTTGAAACAGGAATCTAAATTGGTGTGTATGACTTTACCCCAATTTTCGGCAGACATTTTATGCATGGCTCCATCTTTGGTAATACCTGCATTATTCACCAATACGGCGATGGGAGCGTCTAAATCGGTAGTAATTTTTTTCACCGCTGCATCACAAGCATCAAAATCTGAAATATCCCATTTATAAGTGGTAATGCCGGTTTCTTTAGTAAATTCCTCGGCTACTTCGTCCCGTGATGCATAATTGGCCACTACGTGATAACCCGCATCTTTAAGGGCAATACAAATAGATTTACCTATTCCGCGTGTGCCACCGGTAACCAGTGCTATTTTTTTGCTCATGATCTGTTCCTTTTTTTTGGTTTTAATGGGTTGCAATTATGCGCTGCGTTCGAGGCACATTGCAACGCCCATGCCGCCACCTACGCATAAGGTAACTAACCCTTTTTTTGCATCGCGGCGTTTCATTTCATACAATAATGTGGTGAGGCAGCGCGTACCGGAAGCTCCAACGGGGTGTCCGAGTGCGATGGCACCGCCATTCACATTAACTTTGCTTGCATCCCACCCGAGTTCGCGATTGACTGAGATGGCTTGTGCAGCAAATGCTTCATTGGCTTCGATAAGATCAAGATCGCCCACATTCCATCCGGCTTTTTTCAACGCGTCACGGCTGGCAGGAATAGGGCCGGTTCCCATAATGCTGGGGTCAACTCCTGCCTGAGCAAATGACACAATGCGCGCCATTGGGGTAAGGCCGCGCTTTTTAGCTTCGTCGGCGCTCATAAGCACCACAGCCGCTGCGCCATCATTGATGCCCGAAGCATTGCCAGCGGTTACGGTGCCTTCTTTGTTAAAAGCGGGGCGAAGCTTGGCGAGGCTTTCTGCAGTAGTGTCGTTTTTTGGATGCTCATCTTTACTCACTACCGTCTCGCCTTTGCGGGTGGTAATAGTTACTGGGGTAATTTCTTCCTGAAATTTGTCATCGGCCTGTGCTTTGGCACATTTTTGCTGTGATTCCAGCGCAAAATTATCCTGATCGGCGCGGGTGATTTGATATTTTTGCGCAATATTTTCTGCCGTCACACCCATATGATAACCGTTAAAAGCATCGGTAAGTGCGTCATAAATCATGGTATCCACAAATTGTTGATTTCCCATTTTTGTGCCATTGCGCAAGTTTGCGGAGTGGGGGGCTTGGCTCATGCTTTCTTGTCCACCGGCAATTACAATACTGCTGTCACCATTGGCAATCGCTTGTGCGCCCAGTGCAACGCTGCGTAAGCCACTGCCGCAAAGTTGGTTCATGCCCCATGCCGGAACTTCAATCGGAATACCTGCGTTTA is a window from the Alphaproteobacteria bacterium genome containing:
- a CDS encoding acetyl-CoA C-acetyltransferase, with the translated sequence MTDIVIVSATRTPVGAFNGGLASLPAHKLGEIVIRKLLESTGISGGDISEVILGQILAAGAGQNPARQASVNAGIPIEVPAWGMNQLCGSGLRSVALGAQAIANGDSSIVIAGGQESMSQAPHSANLRNGTKMGNQQFVDTMIYDALTDAFNGYHMGVTAENIAQKYQITRADQDNFALESQQKCAKAQADDKFQEEITPVTITTRKGETVVSKDEHPKNDTTAESLAKLRPAFNKEGTVTAGNASGINDGAAAVVLMSADEAKKRGLTPMARIVSFAQAGVDPSIMGTGPIPASRDALKKAGWNVGDLDLIEANEAFAAQAISVNRELGWDASKVNVNGGAIALGHPVGASGTRCLTTLLYEMKRRDAKKGLVTLCVGGGMGVAMCLERSA
- the phbB gene encoding acetoacetyl-CoA reductase codes for the protein MSKKIALVTGGTRGIGKSICIALKDAGYHVVANYASRDEVAEEFTKETGITTYKWDISDFDACDAAVKKITTDLDAPIAVLVNNAGITKDGAMHKMSAENWGKVIHTNLDSCFNMARAVIESMRSEGFGRIISISSVNGQLGQFGQTNYSAAKSGIFGFTKALARETASRGITVNAIAPGYIATEMVKTIPDNIMEKIVAGIPIGRLGEPEEVARCVVFLADENASFITGETLSVNGGQYME
- a CDS encoding glycosyltransferase family 4 protein — its product is MRSAIPHTKQPVILQVLPEMRAGGVERGTVEIADAIVKTGWKAIVVSAGGAMVHHLKHVGATHIELPVQTKNPLKMRSNAQSLERIIKEHKVDIVHARSRAPAWSAYWACQKTDARFVTTFHGTYNFDNKWKHRYNEIMTKGMSVIAISGFIQEHILANYEVDKSRLRLIHRGVDMEKFTHDRITGMRVAELAKSWHMPEDIHMPVILCPGRITRWKGQHVLLEALAKIKDQPFFCVLLGDDAGHPTYRHELENKIIKSGLAGKVRITPNTNSMAEAYMLSSVVVAPSIEPEAFGRISIEAQAMGRPIIATNHGGFCETVMDGETGWLLEPGNVNALAAKLREVLAMPQEARDAWGEKSRYYAEQNFSADLMKRKTIEVYSELLWPHEYAQEAAQEQEHA
- a CDS encoding lysophospholipid acyltransferase family protein; amino-acid sequence: MQASPLKRLRHVLEWGVLKLLFALARIVGYQRSSAALGAFARKFGPKLRKSNVAKRNLSLAFPQWEEAKLDAVIADMWENMGRYMGELPHIAPMTAEEFRNIAEIHGEDILHTATDNNKGALFFSAHMANWELGAKASWACGVPFAIVYRPLNNPLADKMTTAFRDKYQSQGLPKTGAGTRELLKTLRNGKPVAILIDQKMNTGVPVPFFGRDAMTATAIADLAIKFGYPIIPTRVERISNAPTHRITFEPPVEWEPSGDDKADALMIMGKLHDIMEGWIRERPGQWFWVHKRWG